The genome window CTATTCCCATCTTCCATCTAAATCAAAAGGTGTGATGGGAAAGCAAAGGGGCACGGCCTTCAATTACCTTTTTGTTCACCTGAGAGGTCAAAATGAAGGATGCAGGCAGCACAGTTCACTCCAGCACAATGACATACATTACAttactctctgtctctccctctggaATCACCCAGAATGCCTTAATCTGGAAAATGGACCACAATAACTGCCATGCATATTGACCAGAGTGACTGGGCAAACAAGGTTATACGGACATAATAATTAAAGTCTCGGTAGTGGAGCTATAGATCGGGTCAGCAGCTGGTTTTATCTCTCCATGGAGCCTATCAGAGGATCAGCTTCCCGTTTGACAAGAGAGCAGTGGAtctattttttattctatttctttttatttgctaTTAAAAGGATGAGATATAAACGCATAAATTCAACATAAAAGCCAGAAAGAGCTTTCCAGTATCATATGAGGCTGCTATTGCCCAGCCTGTTTATTAAAATGCTGCCTCAAGtgtgagcaggaaaaaaaagtaggcagaaataatgataataataaaaacacaacgaGTGTGTTGGCTTACCTGCTTGCGATTGGCTGTCTTCAGCGGGTTGCCTGTGTTTGCAAAGATCATCCTGGAGGTTACAGATGTATTTTATTTCCCAcgaaaaataaaattaaaaaaaaaatcgcaaCGATGAGCCACTAGAGACGGAATCCAAGCGGTGTGGAGCCTATAAAAGAGCCAGTCGGGTTAAAACATCCGCATACTGAACGGGCTTATTAACAGCAATAAAGCCTCGGTCCTGCATAGGTATACTGACACATCTACACCGTCAGATGCACACCAGGCGATGGACCAACCCTCCGGTCCGGTTCATTGATCTACGACGTCCTGCTGCAGCCCGCTCGGCAGTCCCACCTACTACAGACCAAACCATCTCCGCCTCTGCAGGGTGTTCGCCATCAAATAAACTGCGTGGCCGCCTCAGAAAAACTCGCACCGGCTGCTTGTTTTTGGTGACAAGGGCGCGTCGACGCGTCCGGCGAGCGGGGCGCAATTTCTAATGGGACGCGGAGCGCTTTTGGGTTTGATTTGACGGCGCACGATCGTTTGGGCCGAACGCTCGTCGCCTTTCATGTTGTTGTCGTCCGCACATACCAAGCATTCTtcacccccacctccaccaaccacacacacacacacacacacacacacacacaccctcttcctcttcctacCCTTCCCCCCATCCAGCACACTACATGTCAGAGAATCAGGATGCAATGAAATACAAGCAGGGAGCTGGCCTGAGCTGGAGGTCACAGTCTCCCTGTAAGCCCAGCTATGGGAGAGAGTGGATTCAGAGGCCAGAACAGAGAGCCAGCATGTGGACATAACATCCATTTAAACATTTACTCTTATCTCtaatgtgctgttttctgaaATGCGGCTGGCGTCCTGTAGGCTCCATACAGCAGGCTTCTGTATGTGGATCATGTGACATAAAGGTTTAATGCTggagcagaaacaaaatattGACTTATAAATCCAGAGAAacattaatcttttttttcccttttgagTGCATTCACAGGATTGATTTGCTTACATGCATTCTGCAAAAGGCCACACTAAGCGTTTTTCACATATGGCGCACGAATAAGTCACATCactgagagatggagaaaaaaaagaggaactATAGCTTTTTAGCTTCTGCTCAAAGGCTTCCAGTATATTTTAGAAGTGATTTTAAGGTGTGGTGGTTCGATGTTGACGCTTTCAAATGAGGTGGCCTCTTCCTACGTGTCTGATCCCCAGCGTTTGACCTCTAAGACCCTTTAGGTTCATCAGGCACGGGCTTAAATAAAGCTTTCAGTTGTTGCACCCAGATTGAGGAACAGCCTCCCTCATTACACCAGGGTCACCCCCCCACGCAATCAATCAAGAGGCATTTCAAACCAGCTCTATTCTTTATCtgcctgtgtgtatatgtcCATGTTTTTAGGTCTTTTGCTTGGTAGTTCTTTTAATATGCTGACCTATAGCAATCGGAGGTCAAGTCATCTACATTTTTGGGGAGAAtttatggggttttttttgccaACCAGGAGGGAGTTTACATTCTACAAATGAAAACTTAAGAATGGCGACTATTTTACGGACTGACTGCACTGAGATTTGacttacatttaaatatttagaTCTACTTctaccaccactactactaccactacacTACTactaatattaataattaatcaaGGATATCGGTGCCTAGATGATAATATAACATTTTTGACCCTTTTCTCAAACTGTGGATTTGTGTCACCCTCATAGCTTTCCCTAAATAACACATAAACTAAAGtaatagatgttttttttatttaaatcaggaAATATTATTGAGCAGTTAAGTACACAAAGAAATCATTATAAGACatgcaaaatataaaaaagatATGCAAAATGTGCATTGGAGGGACTGATGATCTCATCATTTCTAAAATACTAGCCATGGCCCATTTTCATGGCATGATAAATTACTATACAGCACCACAATAATATCAGCCAGTGCAGTAACAATACATTATCGTGCAGTGAATTAACATTCAAACCTTAGTGAGATACTCTACAAGCAGCCTGTGCTGCCAGATATTTATTTTATGCTCTTGTGGATGTTGCAACATTTCCGAATATTCTAAATATGTTACCTGAATTTTGTGGGAAATGTGTAGAAAATGCTGCACCGATCGATGTGATCCAGTGTGGAATAAGATGATTTTTGGTTTGTTACTCTAAGGTTTTCTTATGGGTAAAAGTCTCTTTATCTGCCTTTTTTATTCCctttatttctgaaatgtttgaCTTACATCTTTTTGTAAACCTTAAATCATTATCAATGTAAAAGCCACTGGGAATCAGATGTCAAACGCAGTGTGGTGTGATATAATCCTTTGGTTTTAATTTAAAGTGGACAGTACGgtaatgacaggaaatgaaaggagagaagaggaaggatgaGCAACAAAGGTACCCAGCTTGAATGAAACCACAGACTTTGCATCTCTGTATATGATGTTCATCTCAACCACTATACACAAGCTTCATGTTTATTCAGACAGCGAAAGTGGACAGATTAGTGGAGATGCAGCAGAGAAACGTAAATTTTCAGCTAGGCAGGCACATATGTGGCCTCAGAGGTGTTGGACTTAAATATAAAGGCACACATTTTAACTAATTACGCTTATTTTGTATTCACATATGGACACACTTAGGGCACAAAGCAGCGCTTGCCACTAGTAGACATCCTGCTGAGGGTCCTGTTTGAGATTTATAAAGTGAAGCTAAATCCAAATCCCATCAGGGTGCAGGGAAGCTCTTAAAGCATCAAATttctttcctttatttcctctgctgGTAGGATTAAGGTTTCATGCTGGTGTTGTGTTTCAAGCTTCTTCGGATGGTCCTTGAACATTCCAATCATTCTTATCTGAATAATCACCTTCAGCAGTCTTGTATCAATGATTTCCTGTTCTCGTAATTGCCCAGTTTGATGGTCATTGATTAATAATCCTGTTGGATCAAATGTGCCGTAAACTGCCTTTCTGCTGGCAGGTGAGATTTCGTATGGGATTTAAGTATTGTAGATAAACCATATTTCACAGATTAAAGCTGTGTATATTGCATTTATTTCCATTGGATTCTTAACCTGCTGTCTTTCAAATGTATCAGATATCCAATAGGTCGATTGATCTGTATCATCTCGTTTATCCACCTATCCATTGTTTGTCTGGGTAATTTATCAGAAAGCATCAGAAATGACTTCTCTCTGTTAGGAGCCACAAAGGAACAGTTTTTAAATCGAACAACTGGAAGCTGTCCACCAATCACAAGCACAGCTGAATTCAATGAGACAACCCAGTCAGCAATAATGGTTCAAAGAACAATAAACTCGGTCCACTTGGAAGGAAAGATAATAACAGTTTGTTTCCTGTATTGTCTTGACTCTGATCGGGTCAATGTTTACATCAGATGTTTTAATGATGCATGTAAACCTGCTAAAATGTCATCGTAGGAGACCGCAGTCAAACTATATCAGCAATAATGAGATAAACATCGAAGCCACTGGATTTAGAGGCAACATTAATAATATATACCCCGCACACTCTCAATGCCAGGAGAAAGTAGCCCATCGTAAGGATGCACATCCTGGTTAAGTGTACTGAATGATGTCGAGGTAACAAGAGGTCCTGTGGGTGTGGGGAGGGAGGGACTGAGGAATGTGGACGATTATCTGCCCCTTCCTCATCCACTGAGGAATTAGGGAATTTGAAGTTCCCATTGATGTCCTCAGCATGCCGGCTGACCTGCATGGCTGTGCATTGTGGACAGAAACATTGCCAGGTGAGATCAACAAGTTGTTCGGCTGGATTGGCGACTGGCAGGAATGCAGGGCAGCAAAGAGAGACTTTTTCACAAGCCCAGTGATGGTGTGGTTTGGCTCAGAGTTTGTAGCTCCCCTGGGAAtaatgaaatgttgaaatatgaGAAACCACCCaaacatcacagctgctttcactctTTTTATTTAGTACTGTAAGCACTCAAAGGCACGGTCAGGATGCACCTTTACATTCTGTTCAATTAGAAAGTGTGGAGCTAATTACCTTAAGATATGCATTTAAATATCATAGTTACAAGTAATATTAGTTTTCCCACCAATCTCCTTACAAATATATTGATGCCATCCATTTGAAATTGGAAGCTTTTATTCAGTTGCACTTACAAAGCATACTGCagtcatgtaaaaacattttaatcaatTCAACATTCTTATAAAACATCATCCATTTAAAATAATACTTCTGTCAAAATTGTAGATGTCCTATTTACAGAGAACATAGAGTGAGTAATGTAATAATTTATTTAGTAAGTTGTTAATCATTATAGATTTCAAATAGAATTATGAAATTGGGGAAgcttttggttttattttactgtagAAAACAGTAAGCTAGTAGCAGCAGCATTATGAAATGTAATGACTGTGGCGCCCCCTTGTGTCACAATTTTACAGTTACCAGTCGGGCTACAACAAAAGACGTCATCAGTGCGACGGAAGTAGTATTTCTAAAAAGCCGTTTCTGGCTGATTCATTGTAGGCAGTTGATTTGATACGactcaacacagaaacagacttttCTGAACATCCGAAAGATTTGACAACAGGTAAGTAGACTTACAGCTTTAACACAGAGAGTAGCTTTCATAAAATACGGTGAGATGCAATCAGTGCTGATAatttgttgctgcttttcttgcgCGAGATGACAGAGCCTAAGCATgagtaagctaagctaagctaagctaacagtaaCTGTTAAGCTAACGCTACTAGTAACACTGACTGCTAGTTAATGAGCCGAAAGATTTAATGTCACCTATTGCTCAAAAAATTTGAGTTGTTTTATGgctgaaatacagtaaatgatCGTTTGAGTTAGAGTAAAACGCGTGGTTGTCCGGCTTATGATGTTTTTACACGACAGTGGGTaaattagctagctaactgaaGCTAACTAACGTTTTCGTTGCTAATTGAAGTTTTATTCAGGATTTCCTCGGGTCCTCAAATAACCTTACATCcataatgttatttttgttaatTGAATACAACAGGCTTTGATAGACTCTTATCTTTAATCTTACCGTAATTACCAATCTACTAGTTTAGGTCATAATTTCAACACTTAACATTATTTAGGTCAGCAGAAATTGTAAACTTTGATGTTACGCTAACTTAGCTATTAAGCCAAGAGCTGACCTAATGTTCATTAGTTAATAGTTAGGTAATAATATTAGACCCGTGCATATGTTAACTGTTTGGGATAAAGGTCTGTTTTAAGGAAACCACTTGTCAAGTTTCCCCGTAGAGAGAAATCCAAGCAAATTACAGTTTACCCAGACAGATCCCCTGCGTCCTCTAGAAAAACACAATCTGCAGATCTTATGCTGTTTACGATTGCaaatattattttcattgttgattaatctgtcggttattttctcaattgttcagctgtttggtctataaaatggTGAATAATGTCGATCAGCATTTCCCAAAGCCCCGCACAacatcctcaaatgtcttgttttgtccacactCTATAGTTTACTGTCctaaaatgcatttacatttatttatatctgATCTTACAAGTGATTTAGGAAAAATGTAATGTATCTGTCTGTTATCTGATAATTATACCCGTTCCTGGTCTGCTGCATAGTTTGCTGGTAAGCTAATGtctttgctgtttctgtttaacAGATCCTGATATGGACCGGTTGCTGAGGCTTGGAGGTGGAATGCCAGGGCTGGGCCAGGTAACGCAAAGTCTGAGTTGATAGATAGAGAACAAATACAGAAATTGCTTTTAAACTTAAAGGTTTCCAATCTTATACATTTAAAATCTTATTTGataagatttaaaaaaacattttgtttgaaaagctgGAAGCTCCTGCCCATAACTGTTGGGATCCATGATTGCAAAAATCTAATGGCAAGCCCAAGTACCACAGGATTAAAGGATACAAAGTTATAACCCATTATATGTTACATGcattaaaatgttcaatttcCATGCATGTACTGCATTTGTTTACTGTTTAATAAACTTTGCTTTGACCCCTCAGGGCCCCCCGACAGATGCACCTGCTGTGGACACAGCTGAGCAGGTGTACATCTCCTCTCTGGCCCTGCTCAAGGTAATCACACATCATCTGCactaaacattttctttcaaagtggttattttcatttttgtatttaaaataaCACACATGTGACATGTCTCGTTTGTATTTGCTCTTCATTAGATGTTGAAGCACGGGCGTGCTGGTGTACCCATGGAGGTCATGGGACTGATGCTGGGAGAATTTGTTGATGACTACACAGTGCGAGTGATTGATGTGTTTGCCATGCCCCAGTCAGGAACAGTACGTATATTCACTAATATCAAAATTATACATTATGGATCTGCTGGAGAAAAAACTTTATCTGGAAGCTCCCTTTTAGCATGAACAATAAAGTGGACTTGTTCTTGTTTTCATATGTATTCTGGTAGTAAAGTTGTATGTATACTGAGTTTTACAAGTTTACAACAAATCATATGGTGCCTGTTTTTGCCTTTTGGCTCTATTACTAAATCATAATTTTCTGCCTCTCAGGGTGTGAGTGTTGAAGCAGTGGACCCCGTGTTCCAGGCCAAGATGTTGGATATGCTGAAGCAGACCGGCAGGTAGAACTTTAACACAAATATCTATAGTAGCAGTATTTAGAAAAGTACTCTGTCGCTTTTTTTAATGCCTTCTAAACACGTTTGCTCATCAGACCGGAGATGGTGGTGGGATGGTACCATAGTCACCCTGGTTTTGGCTGTTGGTTGTCCGGCGTGGAcatcaacacacagcagagcttcGAGGCCCTGTCAGAGCGCGCTGTCGCGGTGGTGGTTGATCCCATTCAGAGTGTCAAAGGAAAGGTAAAGCATTCAAGATCTGTTGAGTAACGATCTGCTATTAATTGTGAATCCAAAGTGAATTAGAAATGATTTACTATTCATTAACTGGTTTCATGCGTGGGCTCTGCTTTTTACAGGTTGTTATTGATGCCTTCAGACTGATCAACGCCAACATGATGGTGTTGGGTCATGAGCCAAGACAAACCACATCCAACCTGGGTCATCTGAACAAGCCCTCAATCCAGGTAAGATGCTGCCTGTAAAATCACCTTTGCCCAAGGTCTTTACCCCGCATCACACCCCATTAGTGGTCAGATAAACATCACATCAGAAGTCATGTTCAGTCAGAAAACTCACACTGTCTTAATATCAAACTGTTTTAATGTGATTGTATCCTCTGTTAAAAATCCAAAGAGGCTCCAGTCAGAATAAAGTCGTGGAATATTAATGCTGTTGTTTGGGACTTTTCACTCAGCACCTAGATGTTGTGCATGTTGTTCCATCATACACTTAACTGTGGGTTTCTCATGTTTTCAGGCTCTGATTCATGGACTTAACAGACACTACTACTCCATTACCATCAATTACAGGAAAAACGAGCTGGAGCAAAAGGTTTGAGAATAGACTCCTCATAGAGATTCATTCAGTTACTTTTaatggaggaggaaaaacataACGTCAGTCATTCTTCAGATGCTGTTGAACCTGCATAAGAAGAGCTGGATGGAGGGCCTGACCCTGCAGGACTACAGTGAGCACTGCAAGCTCAACGAGACCATCGTCAAGGAAATGCTGGAGCTGGCTAAGAACTACAACAAGGTACACCTTCTGCACCTCATCCAACGATCTTTGTAAActcattgaaaaacacattttactgaaCATCTCAGAAGGCTGAAACTGGCTCAAAGGGGACAAAGGGAACCAATTTTCTCATGTGATTTACTTTGTTATTGtagaaaattagattttaaatgtttatgtgtattttaatAACCTCTTTAAAATGAAGCCTTTAAGTTTTCTTGGTATCGGCTCTTTTAACTCGGAGATTAAAGACCAGTATTGTGGCGAATAAAATTGCTGATCTATGATTTAATTCAGAAAGTAGCTCACTGAGTCTTATTGTAATAATGCTGGTGCTTAACTGGTGCACACACGCTTGCTGCATTTCCTTTTTATATGAATTTCTTAAGGTCTTGCAAGGCCTAAATATGACAAAGTATTCCTGCAGAGCGAAACCTGAAAGAAGCGTTGCATGCTAATATGCATGAAGACCATGCTCCCggtgtgcccccccccccccccatattaAGAAACTGTCGTGTTTCCATATCAGGCTGTTGAAGAAGAGGACAAAATGACCCCAGAGCAGCTGGCAATCAAGAATGTTGGAAAACAGGTAACAATTACATTTCAAGCTTCA of Chaetodon auriga isolate fChaAug3 chromosome 1, fChaAug3.hap1, whole genome shotgun sequence contains these proteins:
- the psmd14 gene encoding 26S proteasome non-ATPase regulatory subunit 14 produces the protein MDRLLRLGGGMPGLGQGPPTDAPAVDTAEQVYISSLALLKMLKHGRAGVPMEVMGLMLGEFVDDYTVRVIDVFAMPQSGTGVSVEAVDPVFQAKMLDMLKQTGRPEMVVGWYHSHPGFGCWLSGVDINTQQSFEALSERAVAVVVDPIQSVKGKVVIDAFRLINANMMVLGHEPRQTTSNLGHLNKPSIQALIHGLNRHYYSITINYRKNELEQKMLLNLHKKSWMEGLTLQDYSEHCKLNETIVKEMLELAKNYNKAVEEEDKMTPEQLAIKNVGKQDPKRHLEEHVDVLMTSNIVQCLAAMLDTVVFQ